In Phalacrocorax aristotelis chromosome 6, bGulAri2.1, whole genome shotgun sequence, one DNA window encodes the following:
- the LOC142058781 gene encoding protein BTG1-like — protein MGAGSGPGRRRAAAMRTEISTAAAFVTRLLRAAGGVDEEQLRCFRECLQEALREHYKHHWFPLVPSKGSGYRCIRINHKMDPLIGKAAGMIGLSHGRLFQLLPSELTLWVDPFEVSYRIGEDGSICVLYESPQSGGKATKPLESRTSCKEEWRTGRSSPSKNYMMTVSS, from the exons ATGGGCGCTGGCAGCGGGCCGGGGCGACGGCGGGCGGCGGCCATGAGGACCGAGATCTCCACAGCGGCGGCGTTCGTCACTCGCCTCCTGCGGGCCGCCGGCGGTGTCGATGAGGAGCAGCTGCGGTGCTTCCGGGAGTGCCTGCAGGAGGCGCTGCGCG AGCACTACAAGCACCACTGGTTCCCCTTGGTGCCCTCCAAGGGCTCCGGGTACCGCTGCATTAGGATCAACCATAAGATGGACCCCTTGATAGGAAAGGCAGCGGGGATGATCGGACTGAGCCACGGGAGACTCTTCCAGCTCTTACCCAGCGAATTAACACTTTGGGTCGACCCTTTCGAAGTGTCCTATCGCATAGGTGAAGATGGGTCTATCTGTGTCCTTTACGAAAGTCCCCAGTCTGGTGGGAAGGCAACCAAACCGTTGGAGAGTAGGACCAGCTGTAAGGAGGAGTGGAGAACTGGCAGATCCAGTCCTTCCAAGAATTACATGATGACAGTTTCTAGTTAA